A region of Blastocatellia bacterium DNA encodes the following proteins:
- a CDS encoding LuxR C-terminal-related transcriptional regulator, with amino-acid sequence MNELHVRASQWFEDHGSAIEAFHHAAAADDVERAQRLIAGDRIPQHLRSAVAPILDWLGSLPRKVLDARPWLWWRHASLLLIHGQTTGVEEKLQAAEDALQGRWAEDPDRNLVGLIAEARSVLALPRYDVETMLAQSRRALEYLNPDSLIPRATAYWAMGSAYVFSRDSAAARRAFTEAISLSQASGDIFTAILATVGMGYVEEVENQFDVAAATYRRVLQMVGDQPLQIIHEVHLGLARILYEWNDLDAAEQHARQGLDLAKQYDRVIDRFIVCEVFLARLKLAQRDVAGAAAVLAEADQSVRRHHFLHRAAEVAAAQVATFLHQGNLAAAERLAEMHQLPLSQARVHLAREDASAALAVLEPLRRQAEAKGWQDERLKVMVLQSVAHLVHGEKDKALQLLGEALALAEPGGFVRLFVDEGEPMAHLLSEAATHGMMPAYVAKLLTVFETEKRKSQDQSSLTTAPPAHSLVEPLSRRELEVLRLIAQGFSNREIGKRLFLALVTVKGHNQKIFGKLQVKNRTEAVARGRELGLL; translated from the coding sequence GTGAACGAGTTGCACGTACGTGCGAGCCAGTGGTTTGAAGATCATGGCTCGGCGATTGAAGCCTTCCACCATGCTGCCGCCGCCGATGATGTCGAGCGCGCCCAGCGACTCATCGCAGGAGACCGGATTCCCCAGCACCTTCGCAGTGCCGTGGCTCCTATATTGGACTGGCTTGGGTCGCTGCCCAGGAAAGTCCTCGACGCCAGGCCCTGGCTGTGGTGGAGGCATGCCTCATTGTTGCTGATTCATGGCCAGACGACCGGCGTGGAAGAGAAACTCCAGGCCGCCGAAGATGCCTTACAAGGCCGCTGGGCGGAAGACCCTGACCGGAATCTTGTCGGGCTGATCGCCGAGGCCCGGTCCGTGCTGGCGCTCCCCCGATACGATGTAGAAACCATGCTCGCCCAGTCGCGCCGCGCCCTGGAGTATCTGAACCCTGACAGCCTGATTCCCCGCGCTACCGCCTATTGGGCGATGGGGTCGGCTTACGTCTTCTCGCGAGATAGTGCCGCGGCCCGCCGGGCCTTTACCGAAGCGATCTCTCTCAGCCAGGCATCCGGAGATATCTTTACGGCCATCCTGGCGACAGTCGGCATGGGGTATGTGGAGGAGGTAGAAAACCAGTTCGATGTGGCCGCCGCCACCTACCGGCGGGTGCTGCAAATGGTGGGTGATCAACCGTTGCAGATTATCCACGAAGTACACCTTGGCCTGGCCCGCATACTCTACGAATGGAACGATCTCGATGCCGCTGAACAACACGCGCGACAGGGCCTCGACCTGGCGAAGCAGTATGATCGGGTGATTGACCGATTTATTGTCTGTGAGGTGTTTCTGGCCCGCCTGAAGCTTGCGCAGAGAGACGTGGCCGGCGCGGCTGCTGTTTTAGCTGAGGCTGACCAATCCGTGCGCCGGCATCATTTCTTACACCGGGCGGCTGAGGTTGCTGCCGCTCAAGTGGCTACTTTCCTTCACCAGGGCAATCTGGCGGCGGCCGAGCGGCTGGCCGAGATGCACCAACTCCCCCTCAGTCAGGCCCGTGTACACCTGGCCAGGGAAGACGCGTCGGCAGCACTGGCCGTCCTGGAGCCATTGCGCCGGCAGGCGGAGGCAAAGGGTTGGCAGGATGAACGGCTCAAGGTAATGGTTCTCCAATCAGTCGCTCACCTTGTGCATGGCGAAAAGGACAAGGCGCTGCAACTGCTGGGTGAAGCGTTGGCGCTGGCGGAGCCCGGAGGCTTCGTCCGCCTCTTTGTCGATGAAGGCGAGCCGATGGCTCACCTATTGTCTGAGGCAGCCACACATGGAATGATGCCGGCCTACGTCGCTAAACTGCTGACCGTATTCGAAACTGAAAAGCGAAAGAGCCAAGATCAATCTTCACTGACTACCGCCCCGCCTGCCCATTCGCTCGTCGAGCCATTAAGCCGGCGCGAGTTAGAAGTGCTGCGGCTCATCGCCCAGGGATTCTCCAATCGAGAGATCGGCAAGCGCCTCTTCCTGGCGCTGGTAACCGTGAAGGGGCACAATCAGAAAATCTTCGGCAAATTACAGGTAAAAAACCGCACTGAAGCCGTAGCCCGTGGCCGCGAGTTGGGTCTGTTATAG
- a CDS encoding BlaI/MecI/CopY family transcriptional regulator, with product MKKRKKLELGDRELEIMQALWGLGKATVSEVHNALIERGGDVAYTTVQTMLNRLEAKRLVARDNSERAHRYHPLINETAVVGGAIERLTRRFFKGSAEALATRLIEKDLGQEELKRIQALIDAHRRERSAK from the coding sequence ATGAAAAAGAGGAAAAAGCTGGAGTTGGGCGACCGCGAGCTAGAGATAATGCAAGCCCTCTGGGGACTTGGCAAGGCCACGGTGAGTGAGGTGCATAACGCGCTCATCGAGAGGGGCGGCGACGTGGCCTACACCACTGTTCAGACCATGCTGAACAGGCTCGAAGCCAAGCGCCTTGTCGCCAGGGATAACTCCGAGCGCGCGCACAGATACCACCCCTTGATCAACGAGACGGCTGTGGTCGGCGGCGCGATTGAGCGGCTGACGAGACGCTTCTTTAAAGGCTCGGCAGAGGCGCTCGCCACCCGCCTCATCGAAAAGGACCTCGGCCAAGAAGAGCTTAAAAGGATACAGGCGCTCATTGATGCGCACCGGCGCGAGAGGTCGGCGAAATGA
- a CDS encoding response regulator transcription factor: MKLLIAEDNDGMRGLIKRLVADFASEIYECRDGSEALAVCLARQPDWVLMDIRLDGLNGLTATRRITAAWPQAKIMIITDYDDDELREAARHAGACEYVVKENLLELRRLLVRLNQPSESTGEASAD, translated from the coding sequence ATGAAGCTCTTGATTGCCGAGGATAACGACGGGATGCGCGGCCTGATCAAACGCCTGGTGGCTGACTTCGCCTCAGAAATCTACGAGTGCCGCGACGGGTCGGAGGCGCTGGCGGTCTGCCTGGCGCGGCAACCTGACTGGGTATTGATGGACATCCGACTGGACGGGCTGAATGGCCTGACGGCCACACGCCGAATCACCGCTGCCTGGCCTCAGGCAAAAATCATGATCATCACCGACTACGATGATGACGAGTTGCGCGAGGCAGCCCGGCATGCAGGCGCATGCGAGTACGTCGTTAAAGAGAATCTGCTCGAGCTGCGTCGCCTTCTCGTCCGGCTCAACCAACCCTCGGAGTCAACCGGCGAAGCGAGCGCCGACTGA
- a CDS encoding amidohydrolase family protein, producing MRTRLFLMALLSLVLSSLTPNGVAFAAQRGLSRPVAFVEVNVVPLDEERILERQTVIVRDGRIAEIGPATKVIVPKGALRIDAKGKYLLPGLVDMHAHLNSPKELPLYLANGVTTVYNLNGRPAHIKWRDEINRGARVGPVIYTCGPTLRVVKKADEARRLIEEQNKAGYDSIKIYNWVSKEAYDVLIEEAKKRGMLYVGHIPREPGLEGVLKAGQAIAHAEEYVYTFFDNKLDDESRIPQAVRATRDAGVPVIATLVAFDHIIRQAENLPALLATPEMKYLAPWVRDEWGVERNLYRKKFANAEDITYLKKFLALQKKLIKALHESGVRILTGTDAMNMGVVPGFSLHEELRNLVEIGFTPFEAIRAATRYPAEFLARGEFGTVAVGKRADLLLVDGNPLRGINSLSHPAGVMVRGRWLPVGTLWRMLDEVPAAYVDEERFLTNTLEADAEKAIRYVEQSDPFNNLLNAAATDSTAKRGVLWFKKVYQKAKLNNPQSPVVQEAFINALGYRLRDERKKVDAAIEVFKFNINAYPTSANTYDSLAETYLGIGEKKLAAEYYKKALDVNPDYPNAAAVRDLLKKLEADSRRAP from the coding sequence ATGAGAACCCGGTTGTTCTTGATGGCACTGCTGTCTCTTGTTCTAAGCTCACTGACGCCCAACGGCGTGGCATTCGCGGCCCAGCGGGGGCTATCTCGCCCGGTGGCGTTCGTGGAAGTGAACGTCGTGCCCCTGGACGAAGAGCGGATACTGGAAAGGCAAACCGTCATCGTGCGTGACGGCAGAATCGCCGAGATCGGGCCAGCGACGAAGGTAATTGTGCCGAAGGGCGCGCTTCGGATTGATGCGAAGGGCAAGTACCTTTTACCCGGACTCGTTGATATGCACGCGCACCTGAACTCACCCAAAGAGCTGCCCCTTTATCTGGCTAATGGCGTGACCACCGTTTACAACTTGAATGGCCGCCCCGCCCACATAAAGTGGCGGGATGAAATCAACCGGGGGGCCAGGGTCGGCCCCGTGATCTACACCTGCGGCCCGACTCTCCGAGTCGTGAAGAAGGCGGATGAGGCCCGGCGGTTGATTGAAGAGCAAAACAAGGCCGGGTATGACTCAATAAAGATCTACAACTGGGTCTCTAAAGAAGCCTATGACGTTTTGATCGAGGAGGCGAAAAAGCGGGGCATGCTCTACGTCGGGCACATACCGCGCGAGCCCGGGCTCGAAGGGGTCCTCAAAGCCGGGCAGGCCATAGCGCATGCCGAAGAGTACGTCTACACCTTCTTCGATAATAAGCTCGACGACGAGAGCCGCATCCCGCAAGCCGTCCGGGCAACACGGGACGCCGGGGTACCGGTCATCGCCACGCTCGTAGCCTTTGACCACATCATACGCCAGGCCGAGAACTTACCGGCGCTTCTAGCAACGCCTGAGATGAAGTACCTCGCGCCTTGGGTAAGGGACGAGTGGGGCGTCGAAAGGAACCTCTACAGGAAGAAGTTCGCCAACGCGGAGGACATTACCTATCTCAAGAAATTCCTGGCGTTGCAGAAGAAGTTGATTAAGGCGTTGCACGAATCAGGCGTGAGAATACTGACCGGCACTGACGCGATGAACATGGGTGTCGTACCAGGATTTTCTCTTCACGAAGAGTTGCGCAACCTGGTCGAGATCGGCTTTACGCCCTTTGAGGCGATACGCGCCGCCACGCGCTACCCCGCGGAGTTTCTGGCAAGAGGTGAGTTCGGGACAGTTGCGGTAGGCAAACGAGCGGACCTACTTCTGGTAGATGGCAATCCCTTGCGGGGCATTAACTCACTGTCACATCCCGCTGGTGTAATGGTTCGCGGCCGCTGGCTACCCGTGGGGACATTGTGGCGAATGCTGGATGAAGTTCCGGCGGCGTATGTGGATGAGGAGCGGTTCCTGACCAACACTCTTGAGGCAGACGCAGAGAAGGCCATCCGGTACGTGGAGCAGAGTGATCCTTTCAATAATCTGCTGAATGCCGCCGCGACCGACAGCACGGCTAAACGAGGTGTACTATGGTTCAAGAAGGTATATCAAAAGGCCAAACTCAATAATCCGCAGTCCCCTGTAGTACAGGAGGCGTTTATTAACGCGCTAGGGTATCGCTTGCGCGATGAGCGAAAAAAAGTGGATGCAGCAATCGAGGTTTTCAAGTTCAACATAAATGCATACCCCACGTCGGCTAACACCTACGACAGCCTGGCTGAGACGTACCTGGGTATCGGAGAAAAGAAGCTCGCGGCCGAGTATTATAAGAAGGCTTTAGATGTGAATCCCGACTACCCCAATGCCGCGGCTGTCCGTGATTTGCTAAAGAAGCTCGAAGCGGATTCCAGGCGTGCTCCTTGA
- a CDS encoding response regulator transcription factor — protein sequence MGTVNTEIRILIADDHPIVRRGLRQVIEAEACLKVVGEADDGEAALVQIQELRPEVAVLDVNMPKLGGFDLLREIQKRGLPVATIFLTMYSDEELFNEALDLGAKGYVLKESAVTDIVNCVKAVAAGRPYITPSLSEYLLNRSRRATSLTEQKPSLRDLTPAERRILKLIAANKSSKEIAEELYVSVRTVENHRTNICQKLDIHGNNALLRFALEHRSELS from the coding sequence ATGGGCACGGTAAATACTGAGATCCGCATTCTTATAGCCGACGACCACCCGATTGTCCGCAGGGGCCTGCGGCAGGTGATCGAGGCCGAGGCGTGTCTGAAGGTCGTGGGAGAGGCTGACGATGGCGAGGCGGCCCTGGTCCAGATTCAAGAACTGCGGCCGGAGGTCGCCGTGCTGGACGTGAACATGCCAAAGCTGGGCGGCTTCGACTTGCTCAGGGAGATTCAGAAGCGGGGGCTGCCGGTGGCCACCATCTTCCTGACAATGTACAGCGACGAAGAGCTGTTTAATGAGGCGCTCGACCTGGGCGCAAAAGGCTATGTCCTCAAGGAGAGCGCGGTCACTGACATCGTTAATTGCGTCAAGGCCGTCGCCGCCGGTCGGCCCTACATCACCCCTTCGTTATCTGAATATCTGCTCAACCGGTCAAGGCGTGCCACCTCCTTGACGGAACAGAAACCCAGCCTCAGAGACCTGACGCCCGCCGAACGACGCATCCTGAAACTGATCGCGGCAAACAAATCCAGCAAGGAAATTGCCGAAGAGTTATACGTCAGCGTGCGCACGGTCGAAAACCACCGGACCAACATCTGCCAGAAGTTGGACATACATGGTAATAATGCCCTGCTCAGGTTCGCGCTCGAACACAGGTCCGAACTAAGCTGA
- a CDS encoding two-component regulator propeller domain-containing protein translates to MTQFYFDAWTTDNGLPQNAVNAILQTRDGHLWLTTFDGLVRYDGVRFTVFNTANTKGIRSGRFTRLYEDGAGNLWAATENSGLTRYTDGVFRTYTTRDGLPNNYVRWMREEADGSLIMQVSEGFVRWKDEGFTPYSPEQEGLPDFGQPVTRGTVWHRYPDRWQRMTEGRVTRVIPAENLSPSDIKSVYEDRVGSLWVATADGSLRQFKGGQWTAYPVSDPQSQGFVQTICEDRQGNLWVGTAKGSLLRFRDGKATLYPLPEDFTGCHIGVVYADREGGLWVGTSSGLLRLREQIITPYTESDGLAANNVYPILEDSKGAIWIGSWSGLTKYENGVFIRQPAPEGRAFSQVTALYEDREGGLWVAFYGGEVWRYKGEQVTVFTPQDGRLSKTGIHAIYQDRAGNYWFGSRNGLIRYKDGATTRYTTDDGLTANEIRVIHEDREGTLWVGTMSGLTRYRGGVFSAFEEGDGHPGSQIRTIYEDSDGVLWVGTYDMGLMRWHNGRFTRYTTYDGLFSNGAFRILEDERGRFWISCNTGIYRVSKQELNDFADGKAVAVTSIPYGKRDGMRKAECNGGSQPAGIKARDGKLWFPTQEGVAVIDPERAPINTRPPSVMIEDVLLDGRLVSTGRAIRVEPGQERLEIHFTGLNFVMPEGIKFKYKLSGLDTEWVDASTRRVAYYSHIPPGEYAFTVVAANEDGVWNLQGASVRISVVPPFWRTQWFLSLALLGLLGTALLLYRHRITQLKKAHAAQEAFSRQLIASQEGERKRIAAELHDGLGQRLIVIKNLALMMLHRPADSEQARQQVEEISAETSQAIHEVKEISYNLRPHQLDQLGLTRAIEARIKRVGESSDVVFRTKLDKLDGLFTKEAETSLYRIVQEAVNNIIKHSGATEAQVVIARDEAGVHITIGDNGRGFSTDVAAAESRLPSFGLFGISERVRMLGGGHTINSAPGEGTTISIHIGVQNGHGKY, encoded by the coding sequence ATGACGCAATTCTACTTCGATGCGTGGACTACTGATAATGGGCTACCGCAAAACGCCGTCAACGCAATTCTCCAGACTCGCGACGGGCATCTCTGGCTGACCACTTTCGATGGGCTGGTGCGATACGACGGCGTGCGATTCACCGTGTTCAATACTGCAAATACGAAAGGCATCAGGAGCGGCCGCTTCACACGCCTGTACGAAGATGGCGCGGGCAATCTGTGGGCGGCGACTGAGAACAGCGGGCTGACGCGCTACACGGATGGCGTCTTCAGGACTTATACGACTCGGGACGGGTTACCCAACAACTACGTGCGGTGGATGCGTGAAGAGGCGGACGGGAGTTTAATAATGCAGGTCAGCGAAGGTTTCGTCCGCTGGAAAGATGAGGGGTTTACGCCCTACTCGCCGGAGCAGGAGGGCCTTCCAGATTTTGGACAACCCGTCACCAGGGGCACCGTCTGGCACCGGTACCCCGACCGTTGGCAGAGGATGACCGAAGGCCGAGTTACCCGTGTGATCCCGGCTGAGAACCTGTCCCCGTCCGACATCAAGTCAGTTTATGAGGATCGCGTCGGGAGCCTCTGGGTGGCGACTGCGGACGGAAGTCTGAGGCAATTTAAGGGCGGCCAGTGGACGGCCTACCCGGTAAGCGATCCGCAGTCTCAGGGATTTGTTCAGACGATTTGCGAAGACCGACAAGGTAATCTCTGGGTCGGGACAGCCAAGGGGAGCCTGTTGCGTTTCCGCGACGGAAAAGCCACGCTCTATCCTCTCCCCGAGGACTTCACGGGTTGTCACATTGGGGTCGTGTATGCGGACCGCGAGGGCGGGCTATGGGTCGGAACCAGCAGCGGGCTGCTCCGCTTGCGGGAACAGATCATTACCCCCTACACCGAGTCTGATGGCCTGGCGGCTAATAACGTCTATCCGATCCTCGAAGACAGCAAAGGGGCGATCTGGATCGGCTCCTGGTCGGGCTTAACCAAGTACGAGAACGGAGTCTTCATACGCCAGCCGGCTCCCGAAGGACGCGCCTTCAGTCAGGTGACGGCGCTCTACGAAGACCGCGAAGGCGGTTTGTGGGTGGCTTTCTACGGCGGCGAAGTATGGCGCTACAAGGGTGAGCAAGTTACCGTTTTCACCCCTCAGGATGGCCGACTCTCAAAGACCGGCATTCACGCCATCTATCAAGACCGCGCCGGTAATTATTGGTTCGGCTCGCGCAACGGCTTGATCCGTTATAAAGATGGCGCGACGACACGCTACACGACCGACGACGGCCTGACCGCTAACGAGATCAGAGTGATTCATGAAGACCGCGAAGGCACGCTCTGGGTCGGGACAATGAGCGGGCTGACGCGCTACCGTGGCGGCGTCTTTAGCGCCTTTGAGGAGGGGGACGGCCATCCAGGCTCACAGATCAGAACCATCTATGAAGACAGCGACGGAGTCCTTTGGGTAGGGACCTATGACATGGGATTGATGCGCTGGCACAATGGCCGTTTCACCCGCTACACCACATACGACGGGCTATTCAGCAATGGCGCCTTCCGCATCCTGGAAGACGAGCGCGGCCGCTTCTGGATAAGCTGCAACACGGGGATATATCGGGTGAGCAAACAGGAGTTAAATGATTTTGCCGACGGCAAGGCCGTTGCCGTTACTTCGATTCCTTACGGCAAGCGTGACGGCATGCGCAAAGCCGAATGCAACGGCGGTTCGCAGCCGGCGGGGATCAAAGCGCGAGACGGCAAGTTGTGGTTCCCGACTCAGGAAGGCGTGGCCGTCATCGACCCGGAGCGCGCGCCGATCAACACACGGCCACCGTCCGTGATGATCGAAGATGTCCTGCTCGACGGCCGGCTTGTGAGCACGGGCCGGGCGATACGGGTTGAGCCGGGTCAGGAGCGACTGGAGATACACTTCACGGGGCTGAATTTCGTCATGCCGGAAGGGATCAAGTTCAAGTATAAGCTGTCGGGTCTCGATACCGAGTGGGTGGACGCCAGTACACGCCGCGTCGCCTACTACTCACACATCCCGCCGGGCGAATACGCCTTCACGGTGGTCGCGGCCAACGAGGACGGCGTGTGGAACCTGCAAGGAGCCAGCGTGCGGATTAGTGTCGTGCCGCCATTCTGGCGGACCCAGTGGTTTCTGTCACTCGCGCTGTTAGGGCTGCTGGGGACGGCCCTTCTGCTCTACCGGCATCGAATCACCCAGTTGAAAAAAGCCCATGCCGCGCAGGAGGCGTTTTCGCGGCAGTTGATCGCCTCGCAGGAAGGCGAGCGCAAAAGAATCGCCGCGGAGCTGCACGACGGTCTAGGCCAGCGCTTGATTGTGATTAAGAACCTGGCGCTGATGATGCTGCACAGGCCAGCCGACTCCGAACAGGCCCGGCAGCAGGTTGAGGAGATTTCGGCGGAAACCTCGCAGGCGATCCACGAAGTGAAGGAGATATCTTATAATCTCAGGCCGCACCAGTTGGACCAACTCGGCCTGACCAGGGCCATCGAGGCGAGGATAAAGCGGGTAGGCGAGTCCTCAGATGTCGTCTTCCGCACCAAGCTTGATAAGCTCGATGGGCTATTCACGAAGGAAGCAGAGACCAGCCTGTACCGTATCGTGCAGGAGGCCGTTAATAACATCATTAAACACTCCGGGGCAACCGAAGCGCAGGTCGTGATCGCGCGGGATGAGGCCGGGGTACACATCACAATCGGGGATAATGGTCGGGGCTTTTCGACAGATGTGGCCGCCGCCGAATCTCGCTTGCCAAGCTTCGGCCTCTTCGGCATTTCCGAACGCGTGCGGATGCTCGGCGGAGGACATACGATTAACTCCGCCCCGGGCGAGGGGACGACGATCAGTATCCATATCGGCGTACAAAATGGGCACGGTAAATACTGA
- a CDS encoding amidohydrolase family protein, with product MATRKIALEEAITTPPTKDYLGITLKIAPTQESADALAQALADSDQRIAAMDDAGIDLFVLSETSPGVQAEKDASVAVRRAHEANDYLYAQIQQHPNRYRGFAHLAMQDVRAACDELKRCVEEMGFLGAMINGNTNGIYLDDDCYQPFWERVIELDVPVYLHPADPHIQPYVLNDYTVLQGTVLGWTTDNASHFMRLLFSGLFDRYPELTIILGHMGETLPYVLWRIDSRYAATGDPDRPPLKKKPSEYFRSNLFITTTGVCQDSSLQCAITEMGDDRVLFSVDYPYEDAKESADWIENTPVLTDQTQRDKLCYQNAERVLRLGTST from the coding sequence ATGGCGACGAGAAAAATCGCACTGGAAGAGGCGATCACCACGCCTCCGACCAAAGACTATCTGGGCATCACGCTGAAGATCGCCCCCACGCAAGAGTCCGCCGACGCCCTGGCGCAAGCGCTCGCAGACTCAGACCAGCGAATTGCCGCGATGGACGACGCCGGCATTGATCTCTTCGTGCTCTCAGAGACCAGCCCCGGTGTGCAGGCCGAGAAGGACGCCAGCGTCGCCGTGCGGCGAGCTCACGAGGCGAACGACTACCTCTACGCGCAGATCCAGCAGCACCCGAATCGCTACCGCGGGTTCGCGCACCTGGCGATGCAGGATGTGCGAGCGGCCTGCGACGAGTTGAAGCGGTGCGTCGAAGAGATGGGCTTTCTCGGCGCGATGATCAACGGCAACACGAACGGCATCTACCTCGACGACGACTGCTACCAGCCATTCTGGGAGCGCGTCATCGAACTCGACGTGCCGGTCTACCTACACCCGGCTGACCCACACATTCAGCCATACGTCCTTAACGACTACACGGTGCTGCAAGGCACGGTCTTGGGGTGGACGACGGACAACGCCTCGCACTTCATGCGCCTGCTCTTCAGCGGGCTCTTCGACCGCTACCCCGAGCTGACGATCATCCTGGGGCACATGGGCGAGACGCTGCCCTACGTCCTGTGGCGCATCGACAGCCGCTACGCGGCGACGGGCGACCCGGACAGGCCGCCGCTGAAGAAGAAACCGTCCGAATACTTCCGCTCGAACCTCTTCATCACGACGACCGGCGTCTGTCAGGATTCGTCGTTGCAGTGTGCGATCACCGAGATGGGCGACGACCGCGTGCTCTTCTCGGTCGATTACCCTTACGAGGACGCCAAGGAGTCCGCTGATTGGATCGAGAATACCCCTGTGTTGACCGATCAGACACAGCGCGACAAGCTCTGCTACCAGAACGCTGAGCGTGTGCTGCGACTGGGCACTTCTACCTGA
- a CDS encoding M56 family metallopeptidase: MTGYPSVAAYAISLAVNLTVIGAFFIAGITLAFRSLGAASARARYVIALAVFLISALLPTVVTFGQSGEATHSSAVAATVRTEQGPGTVGSSHDPPAGIGSLAQNEEACGVHSSAERLGSTEMSKGVPVLDGLVSAAALSRFGAAFPAVWAIISSLLVAREVAGHIRLARERSSWRLADDKTRRSLAWPAGTTLYVSQGEGPCTLGGLRPAVVIPALLLEDMPGDAARVIARHELAHARWRDPLANALLRIGRALLWPSLPLWYLERLVRAEREVAADQFAIEPLRGSTVGDAAVEYATLLLSIARRSGQDAHRLRYGLVATEAGSGTNFEYRVRHLLTPRSKLTRARVLFAAVAMLLCACGAAFAPVTARPLSIASLPVEDPPAADLSATEGDTIKAGAQQVEEGLRQRKAEAMAGAGEQSMSTAYPQQGMAGGNELGVVSRIRLDAQNEAGATQDLVHELADLGYSGLSPEQIAAAKAYGVSRAYVEELASAGYDRLAADTLINLRSLGVSPAYIKEMRQMGYGDLPANTLIDFRLYGINSAYLGELATSGFSHIPAKALVTFRSMGINGEYIHALQSTVTGSLSPDELLALRRQGVTVGYLKELKAKGYGRLTVDQLIELRSGKVTGGES; the protein is encoded by the coding sequence ATGACGGGATATCCCAGCGTAGCCGCGTACGCCATAAGCCTGGCAGTTAACTTGACGGTGATTGGCGCATTCTTTATCGCAGGCATCACCCTGGCCTTCCGGTCGCTAGGCGCAGCATCAGCGCGCGCCCGTTACGTAATCGCCCTCGCCGTTTTCCTGATCTCTGCACTCCTGCCTACCGTTGTAACGTTCGGCCAGTCGGGGGAGGCCACGCACTCAAGCGCCGTCGCGGCAACTGTGAGGACGGAACAGGGACCTGGCACCGTAGGCTCTAGCCATGACCCGCCTGCCGGCATCGGTAGCCTTGCTCAAAATGAAGAGGCTTGCGGAGTCCACTCTTCCGCCGAGCGGCTTGGGTCAACAGAAATGAGCAAGGGAGTCCCTGTGCTTGATGGGCTCGTGAGCGCCGCCGCCCTTAGCCGGTTCGGGGCAGCGTTCCCGGCCGTATGGGCAATCATCTCCTCCCTGCTTGTGGCAAGAGAAGTGGCGGGACATATACGACTGGCGCGAGAGCGAAGCTCCTGGCGGCTGGCTGACGATAAAACCAGGAGGTCTTTAGCCTGGCCCGCAGGCACCACGCTCTATGTCAGCCAAGGCGAGGGGCCTTGCACGTTGGGGGGCCTTCGGCCTGCTGTGGTCATTCCTGCCCTCTTGCTTGAGGATATGCCAGGGGATGCCGCACGCGTAATCGCCCGGCATGAATTGGCCCATGCCAGGTGGCGTGACCCTTTGGCTAATGCACTGCTGCGCATCGGCCGTGCGCTCCTTTGGCCCAGCCTGCCGCTTTGGTACCTCGAGCGTCTGGTCCGCGCCGAAAGGGAGGTTGCTGCCGATCAATTCGCGATTGAACCCTTGCGCGGTAGCACGGTAGGCGACGCCGCGGTCGAGTACGCGACATTACTGCTCTCGATAGCACGCCGGTCTGGTCAAGATGCTCACCGCTTACGGTATGGCCTTGTGGCGACGGAAGCCGGGAGCGGGACTAACTTTGAATACCGGGTGCGTCACCTGCTCACCCCTCGCTCGAAGCTGACCCGCGCTCGGGTACTGTTTGCGGCTGTCGCCATGCTCTTGTGCGCCTGCGGGGCAGCGTTCGCACCTGTTACGGCCAGGCCACTCAGCATCGCGTCTTTGCCGGTAGAAGACCCTCCGGCGGCTGACCTTAGCGCGACGGAAGGCGACACAATAAAAGCCGGCGCGCAACAGGTGGAGGAAGGATTACGCCAGCGTAAGGCGGAGGCAATGGCTGGCGCCGGGGAGCAGTCGATGAGTACCGCCTATCCACAACAGGGGATGGCGGGCGGTAACGAACTGGGAGTGGTCTCCAGAATACGGCTCGATGCGCAGAATGAGGCAGGTGCTACTCAAGACCTGGTCCACGAGTTGGCCGACCTGGGATACTCTGGCCTCTCCCCTGAACAGATTGCTGCCGCTAAAGCCTATGGTGTAAGCCGCGCATACGTTGAAGAACTGGCCTCCGCCGGGTACGACAGGCTGGCTGCCGACACGCTAATCAACCTCCGGTCGCTCGGCGTGAGCCCCGCCTACATTAAAGAGATGAGACAGATGGGTTACGGAGACCTGCCGGCCAATACCCTAATAGACTTCCGTCTCTACGGCATAAACTCCGCCTATCTCGGAGAGTTGGCGACTTCCGGATTCTCTCACATTCCCGCAAAAGCGCTCGTCACTTTCCGCAGCATGGGGATCAATGGTGAATACATCCATGCCTTACAATCGACTGTCACGGGCAGCCTCTCACCTGACGAGCTTCTGGCGTTGCGCAGGCAGGGGGTGACTGTCGGTTACCTCAAAGAGCTTAAAGCGAAAGGCTACGGTCGCCTCACGGTCGATCAGCTGATAGAGCTGCGCTCCGGCAAGGTCACAGGAGGCGAATCCTAG